Proteins encoded within one genomic window of Oscillatoria salina IIICB1:
- a CDS encoding polysaccharide biosynthesis/export family protein, with amino-acid sequence MGKNYLFQRQIKAVTLVSLEAIASLLPLTLLFGFSNNFTQTSIAQTLPPVPLPPLPYEQTPTLPPIPETFGPASPIPPTGVSPQPFEFNPSNQFSRYRLGIGDTIAVIVPRFPEFNFQGVINLEGDIVMPILGRISLVGLTLEEAEAKIRFELARRFLREEPVLNVALAAPRPAQITLAGEIFRPGYYPLQAGIQLTSAILTAGGVTNQADLRSILVRRTLIDGTIIEQEVDLYTPLQNGTSLPNLRLQDGDAVIVSRLEVGTDRDYDRTLVARSSIAEQQITIRVLSYPTGRIGAINLPNGSNFLDALTAIAPSPNDANLSEIALIRYDPEEGKALTQILNGKRALRGDLAQNVPLQDNDVIVVGRSLVAKITYALSVFTQPFRDILGFLLFFDSLQDSARELFGPGADVFDNDNNNDNTDPNTDNTDNTDTNTDN; translated from the coding sequence GTGGGGAAAAATTATCTTTTCCAAAGACAAATTAAAGCAGTGACATTAGTTAGTTTAGAAGCGATCGCGTCTTTATTACCTTTAACGCTCTTATTTGGGTTTAGCAATAATTTTACCCAAACTAGCATTGCCCAAACTTTACCACCCGTACCCTTACCCCCGCTACCCTACGAACAAACCCCAACATTACCACCAATACCAGAAACCTTTGGTCCAGCAAGTCCGATTCCACCAACTGGGGTATCACCCCAACCCTTTGAATTTAATCCCTCAAACCAGTTTAGTCGCTACCGTCTTGGGATTGGCGATACCATAGCAGTAATCGTACCTCGGTTTCCAGAATTTAATTTTCAAGGAGTAATTAATCTCGAAGGAGATATCGTCATGCCAATTTTAGGTAGAATCTCTCTGGTAGGATTAACTTTAGAAGAAGCAGAGGCAAAAATTCGCTTTGAGTTAGCCCGTCGCTTTCTCAGAGAAGAACCAGTGCTAAATGTTGCTTTAGCTGCACCACGTCCCGCACAAATTACCTTAGCAGGAGAAATATTTAGACCCGGTTACTATCCTCTCCAAGCCGGAATTCAGCTTACCTCAGCAATTTTAACCGCAGGTGGCGTTACCAACCAAGCAGACTTGCGTTCGATCCTAGTGCGTCGTACTTTAATTGACGGTACAATTATCGAGCAAGAAGTTGACTTATACACGCCACTGCAAAACGGAACCAGTCTTCCCAACTTACGCTTACAAGACGGGGATGCAGTGATTGTTTCTCGCTTAGAAGTAGGGACAGATCGAGATTACGATCGCACTCTCGTTGCTCGTTCCAGTATTGCCGAACAGCAAATTACCATCCGAGTCTTAAGTTATCCTACAGGCAGAATTGGCGCAATCAATCTACCCAATGGTAGTAACTTTCTCGATGCACTAACCGCGATCGCTCCTAGCCCTAATGATGCTAACCTCAGTGAAATTGCCTTAATTCGTTACGATCCTGAAGAAGGTAAAGCCCTTACGCAAATTTTAAATGGGAAAAGAGCGCTTCGGGGCGATCTCGCTCAAAATGTCCCTCTCCAGGATAATGATGTTATTGTAGTTGGTCGCAGTTTAGTGGCGAAAATCACCTATGCTTTGAGTGTCTTTACTCAACCATTTCGCGATATTCTCGGCTTTTTACTCTTTTTTGATTCTTTGCAGGATAGTGCGAGAGAATTATTCGGTCCTGGTGCTGATGTCTTTGATAACGACAATAATAACGATAACACTGATCCCAACACTGATAACACCGATAACACTGATACCAATACCGATAATTAA
- a CDS encoding cyanoexosortase B system-associated protein: protein MLNKKIKNPFAIARVTIIIFLLFLVIIGAVPSYLRGTWAWMNPPEITNIKQLRDLRQKGLTLPGWQTIEQEEIPIGGHKWLAQIIQKNAEKPVLLLLLSQKDHTDRPEVEWMDIRGRERWKSDSHRQLKFNVDSASIVARFFRAYGQQGFAAVVQWYATPSGGYASPMQWFIADSLAQLRGSRIPWVAVSIKIPTKPAADLETVEESAESFAKTVQKTLMEEIFTVSG, encoded by the coding sequence ATGCTTAACAAAAAAATAAAAAATCCATTTGCGATCGCACGCGTAACGATAATTATTTTCTTACTTTTCCTAGTAATAATTGGAGCAGTACCCAGTTACTTGCGAGGAACTTGGGCATGGATGAACCCCCCAGAAATAACCAATATCAAACAGCTTCGAGATTTGCGACAAAAAGGATTAACACTTCCAGGATGGCAAACAATCGAACAAGAAGAAATACCCATAGGCGGTCATAAATGGTTAGCGCAAATAATTCAAAAAAACGCAGAAAAACCAGTTTTACTGTTATTACTAAGCCAAAAAGACCATACCGATCGACCAGAAGTAGAATGGATGGATATTAGAGGAAGAGAAAGGTGGAAAAGCGATTCTCATCGGCAATTAAAATTTAATGTAGATTCAGCATCAATAGTCGCCCGTTTCTTTCGTGCTTACGGTCAACAAGGATTTGCCGCCGTCGTGCAATGGTATGCTACACCTAGTGGTGGTTATGCCTCGCCAATGCAGTGGTTTATTGCCGATAGTCTCGCACAATTACGGGGATCTCGGATACCTTGGGTAGCAGTTTCAATTAAAATTCCAACTAAGCCTGCGGCAGATTTAGAAACTGTGGAAGAGTCAGCCGAATCTTTCGCAAAAACCGTGCAAAAAACTTTAATGGAAGAAATTTTTACCGTTTCTGGTTAA
- the crtB gene encoding cyanoexosortase B produces the protein MQNTRKLPLFIERNLLEFLIIALLAILYLPVLIYWYDGWLNKSIGIEHEYFSHGIIGLPFAAYITWLKRKKWRRLANTFHPLGGVLLAVGAIFYLSGISELVNLSFPAILAGICLGLKGLPGFKLQSFPLLLVLLATPNSIPYLISPYTLPLQKFIAGVAGFVLIQFGMDITVEEIYLTVGGRVVEVAPYCAGLKMLFTSLYIALMLLYWTGALASRQKTIILLSGSIIISVTANIIRNILLTYFHGTGQSVAFEWLHEGWGGDVYSALMLGLIVLLLNIIDRFYPQESESSG, from the coding sequence ATGCAAAATACGCGCAAACTACCTTTATTTATTGAACGAAATTTGCTCGAATTTTTGATTATTGCTTTACTAGCAATTCTTTATCTACCTGTGCTAATTTATTGGTACGATGGCTGGTTAAATAAAAGTATTGGTATCGAACACGAATACTTCAGCCACGGAATTATCGGTTTACCTTTTGCCGCTTATATTACTTGGCTAAAGCGGAAAAAATGGCGCAGGTTAGCTAATACTTTTCATCCTCTAGGTGGCGTTTTATTAGCCGTGGGAGCGATTTTTTATCTCAGTGGTATTTCTGAATTAGTTAATTTATCGTTTCCTGCTATTTTAGCCGGAATTTGTCTAGGATTAAAAGGTCTTCCTGGCTTTAAACTCCAAAGTTTTCCCTTGTTGCTGGTATTGCTAGCAACCCCTAATTCCATACCTTATTTAATCTCTCCTTACACGCTTCCTTTACAAAAATTTATTGCAGGCGTAGCTGGATTTGTTTTAATTCAGTTTGGGATGGATATTACTGTTGAAGAAATCTACCTGACTGTTGGTGGAAGAGTAGTAGAAGTTGCACCTTACTGTGCGGGTTTAAAAATGCTATTTACCAGTCTTTATATAGCTTTAATGCTGCTCTACTGGACTGGAGCATTAGCTTCTCGCCAAAAAACAATTATCTTGTTATCAGGTTCGATAATTATCAGCGTTACGGCTAACATTATCCGTAATATTCTCCTAACTTACTTTCATGGGACAGGACAAAGTGTGGCTTTTGAATGGTTGCACGAAGGCTGGGGAGGTGACGTTTATTCAGCTTTGATGTTAGGTTTGATCGTGCTTTTACTCAATATAATTGACCGATTTTACCCTCAAGAAAGTGAAAGTAGTGGGTAA
- a CDS encoding DegT/DnrJ/EryC1/StrS family aminotransferase, with protein sequence MTPTSVKIPFVDLNYLHQPLQAQLKAAIENVIERGDFILGQAVSEFEQAFARASNVEYGVGVGSGTDAIALGLQACGIGSGDEVILPANTFIATLIGVLSTGATPILVDCDPNTALIDLEAASKAVTNKTKAIVPVHLYGQMVSPHQLLDFASTYNLLIFEDAAQAHLAQREGYTAGSVGIAAAYSFYPSKNLGAFGDAGILLTKDENVAKKVRSLRNYGAPRKYYHTEVGTNSRLDSLQAAVLNVKLPYLSQWNALRNQAAQQYDRQLQKLDSQGITAIANHSSTGHIYHLYVIRVRDRCSLNQEQILAGLATKGVQTGIHYPIPCHLQPAYTYLGYQVGDFPHAEALCQEIVSLPMYPGLSESQIEEVTTSLENLLTTAVIAG encoded by the coding sequence ATGACCCCTACTTCGGTAAAAATTCCCTTTGTTGACCTAAATTATTTACATCAACCGCTTCAAGCACAGCTTAAAGCTGCAATTGAAAATGTTATCGAGCGCGGAGATTTTATTTTAGGTCAAGCAGTAAGCGAATTCGAGCAAGCATTTGCTCGAGCAAGTAATGTCGAGTACGGAGTCGGAGTAGGTTCTGGAACCGACGCCATCGCCCTTGGCTTACAAGCTTGTGGAATTGGTTCTGGGGATGAAGTTATTCTCCCAGCAAATACTTTTATCGCCACTTTAATCGGTGTTTTGTCAACTGGAGCAACGCCGATTTTAGTTGATTGCGACCCGAACACAGCTTTAATTGACTTAGAAGCTGCCTCAAAAGCCGTCACTAACAAAACTAAGGCGATCGTTCCCGTACATCTGTACGGGCAAATGGTTTCTCCTCACCAATTACTTGATTTTGCCTCTACTTATAACTTACTAATTTTTGAGGATGCAGCGCAAGCTCATCTCGCCCAACGAGAAGGTTACACCGCAGGTTCGGTAGGAATTGCTGCGGCTTACAGTTTCTATCCTAGTAAAAATCTCGGTGCTTTTGGCGATGCCGGAATACTACTTACCAAAGATGAAAACGTCGCGAAAAAAGTGCGTAGTTTACGCAATTACGGCGCGCCACGAAAGTATTATCATACAGAAGTAGGCACAAATAGCCGTCTTGATAGTTTGCAAGCCGCAGTTTTAAACGTTAAACTGCCTTATCTATCTCAATGGAACGCCCTGAGAAATCAAGCCGCGCAGCAATACGATCGCCAGTTACAGAAACTAGATTCCCAAGGTATTACCGCGATCGCCAATCATAGTAGCACCGGACACATTTATCATCTGTATGTAATCCGCGTTCGCGATCGCTGTTCTTTAAATCAAGAACAAATCCTTGCCGGACTCGCTACTAAAGGAGTTCAAACAGGTATTCATTACCCTATTCCTTGTCATTTACAACCAGCTTATACCTATCTTGGTTATCAAGTTGGAGATTTTCCCCACGCTGAAGCCTTGTGTCAAGAAATTGTTTCTTTACCCATGTATCCTGGCTTGAGCGAAAGTCAAATTGAAGAAGTGACAACCAGTTTAGAAAATCTACTCACCACTGCTGTTATTGCCGGATAA
- a CDS encoding dienelactone hydrolase family protein, whose translation MKELTRRKFIIVSAIAAGFALCTHPISAQTIVTDAEGLVVGEVKIPVSDGEIPAYRAMPATGADFPVVLVVQEIFGVHEHLQDICRRLAKLGYLAIAPELYARQGDVSQLNDIQEIITQVVSKVPDAQVMSDLDATVAWANNTGKANVEELGITGFCWGGRIVWLYAAHNPNLNAGVAWYGRLIGESTALTPQHPIDLADELKAPVLGLYGGEDSLIPQENIVKMTQALEAADANFQFIVYPDAPHGFYADYRPSYRPEAAADAWQQMLAWFERFGVV comes from the coding sequence ATGAAAGAATTGACGCGCCGGAAGTTTATTATTGTTAGTGCGATCGCTGCTGGATTTGCCCTTTGTACTCATCCGATTTCGGCTCAGACGATTGTTACTGATGCAGAAGGTTTAGTCGTCGGTGAGGTGAAAATTCCTGTCTCAGATGGAGAAATTCCTGCTTATCGGGCAATGCCTGCGACGGGAGCTGATTTTCCGGTAGTCTTGGTAGTACAGGAAATTTTCGGCGTACACGAACATTTACAAGATATTTGTCGCCGTTTGGCAAAATTAGGTTATTTGGCGATCGCTCCGGAATTATACGCCCGTCAGGGTGATGTTTCTCAACTCAATGATATCCAAGAAATTATCACTCAGGTTGTCTCGAAAGTTCCTGATGCACAAGTTATGTCGGATCTAGACGCAACTGTGGCTTGGGCAAATAATACAGGTAAGGCAAATGTTGAGGAATTAGGGATTACGGGTTTTTGCTGGGGCGGACGTATCGTTTGGCTTTATGCTGCTCATAATCCTAATCTTAACGCTGGTGTGGCTTGGTACGGACGTTTAATAGGTGAATCTACCGCTTTAACTCCTCAACATCCTATCGATCTTGCCGATGAATTAAAAGCACCAGTTTTAGGGCTTTATGGTGGTGAAGATAGCTTAATTCCTCAAGAAAATATCGTGAAAATGACTCAAGCTTTGGAAGCTGCCGATGCTAATTTTCAGTTTATCGTCTATCCGGATGCACCCCACGGTTTTTATGCCGACTATCGCCCCTCATATCGCCCAGAAGCCGCCGCCGATGCTTGGCAACAAATGTTAGCTTGGTTCGAGCGCTTTGGGGTGGTTTAA
- a CDS encoding Uma2 family endonuclease, with translation MIKQPPEKIQPQIDYPDSDGQPMADNTKQFRWIVMIKENLEILFANNDEVFVAGDLLWYPVQGDNKIRVAPDIMVVFGRPKGDRSSYKQWEENNLAPQVVFEILSPGNTTAQMAEKLLFYQRFGVQEYYIYDPNKIELSVLQRSGDWLDSVAEVNGWVSPHLGIRFQLTEDTLEIYRPDGGRFLTPLEIDLLRQQESQRAEQEREEKERALRELEAERQRYQALIESLRARGIEPEEM, from the coding sequence ATGATTAAACAACCACCAGAAAAAATTCAACCCCAGATTGACTACCCTGACAGTGACGGTCAACCAATGGCAGACAATACTAAACAATTTCGTTGGATCGTTATGATTAAGGAAAATTTAGAAATTTTATTTGCTAATAACGATGAGGTTTTTGTTGCTGGCGACTTGCTTTGGTATCCAGTTCAAGGTGACAACAAAATTCGCGTCGCCCCAGATATCATGGTAGTTTTTGGCAGACCTAAAGGAGACAGAAGTTCCTACAAACAATGGGAGGAAAATAATCTTGCTCCTCAAGTAGTCTTTGAAATTCTCTCTCCGGGAAATACTACCGCGCAAATGGCAGAAAAACTACTTTTTTATCAACGTTTTGGTGTCCAAGAATACTATATTTATGACCCCAATAAAATAGAATTATCCGTCTTACAACGTTCTGGTGATTGGTTAGATTCTGTTGCTGAAGTTAATGGTTGGGTTAGCCCTCATTTGGGTATCCGCTTTCAACTTACTGAAGATACTTTAGAAATTTATCGTCCAGATGGCGGACGTTTTCTTACACCCTTGGAAATCGATTTACTCAGACAACAAGAAAGTCAACGGGCTGAACAAGAACGTGAAGAAAAAGAACGAGCTTTAAGGGAATTAGAAGCGGAAAGACAACGCTATCAAGCTTTAATTGAAAGCTTACGAGCAAGGGGAATCGAGCCAGAAGAAATGTAA
- the uvrB gene encoding excinuclease ABC subunit UvrB, translated as MSEFQLQAPFQPTGDQPQAIAQLTTSLQAGNRFQTLLGATGTGKTFSIAAVIEKIGKPTLVLAHNKTLAAQLCNELRDFFPHNAVEYFISYYDYYQPEAYIPVTDTYIEKTASINDEIDMLRHSATRSLFERRDTIVVASISCIYGLGIPAEYLKAAIPIKLGAELDQRQLLRDLVSVQYSRNDLDLSRGRFRLKGDVLEIVPAYEDRIIRVEFFGDEIEAIRYVDPVTGEILQSTDNVSIYPARHFVTPDERLEMACQEIAEELEIRLAELREANKLLEAQRLAQRTRYDLELLQEVGYCNGVENYSRHLAGRKPGEPPECLIDYFPPDWLLVVDESHVSVPQIRGMYNGDRARKQVLIEHGFRLPSAADNRPLKAEEFWAKVNQCIFVSATPGSWEIEQSQEQVIEQIIRPTGVVDPEIFVRPTEGQIDDLLGEINVRVSRKERVLVTTLTKRMAEDLTEYLQERAIRVRYLHSEINSIERIEILQALREGDFDVLIGVNLLREGLDLPEVSLVAILDADKEGFLRAERSLIQTIGRAARHVRGQAILYADNLTDSMIKAIDETDRRRGIQLAYNKTHNITPQPIVKQSRNAILSFLDISRRLNSQELEKIYEQSEDLPLEKIPELIEQLEEQMKSAAKNLEFEEAAKFRDRIKHLRERLLGR; from the coding sequence ATGAGTGAATTTCAGCTTCAAGCACCATTTCAACCTACAGGCGATCAACCCCAGGCGATCGCGCAACTGACAACCTCTTTACAAGCAGGAAACCGCTTTCAAACCCTCTTAGGGGCGACGGGAACCGGAAAAACCTTTTCGATCGCGGCGGTAATTGAGAAAATTGGCAAACCGACGCTGGTTTTGGCGCATAACAAAACTCTTGCAGCCCAGTTGTGTAACGAGTTACGGGATTTCTTTCCTCACAATGCGGTGGAATATTTTATCAGCTATTACGACTATTACCAGCCGGAGGCTTATATTCCCGTTACTGACACTTATATCGAGAAAACAGCCTCGATTAACGATGAAATCGATATGCTGCGTCACTCCGCAACGCGATCGCTGTTTGAACGTCGGGATACGATTGTGGTAGCTTCGATTAGTTGTATCTATGGTTTGGGAATCCCTGCGGAATATCTCAAAGCGGCGATTCCGATTAAATTAGGTGCAGAATTAGATCAGCGTCAACTGTTGCGCGATTTGGTATCGGTACAATATTCGCGCAACGATTTAGATTTGAGTCGCGGGCGTTTTCGACTCAAAGGCGATGTTTTGGAAATTGTCCCCGCTTACGAAGATCGGATTATTCGGGTGGAATTTTTTGGCGATGAAATTGAGGCAATTCGCTACGTCGATCCGGTAACTGGAGAAATTTTACAAAGTACAGATAATGTGAGTATTTATCCAGCGCGTCACTTTGTTACTCCCGACGAACGTTTAGAAATGGCTTGTCAAGAAATTGCTGAGGAATTAGAAATAAGGTTAGCAGAATTAAGAGAAGCAAATAAACTTTTAGAAGCCCAAAGATTAGCACAACGCACTCGTTACGATTTAGAACTTTTGCAAGAAGTAGGTTATTGTAACGGTGTGGAAAACTATTCTCGTCACCTTGCAGGGCGTAAACCAGGGGAACCTCCAGAATGTTTAATCGACTATTTTCCCCCAGATTGGCTATTAGTCGTTGATGAGTCTCACGTTAGCGTACCGCAAATCAGAGGAATGTACAACGGCGATCGCGCCCGCAAACAAGTCTTAATCGAACATGGTTTTCGTCTTCCTTCGGCTGCTGACAATCGTCCTTTAAAAGCGGAAGAATTTTGGGCAAAAGTAAATCAATGTATCTTTGTTTCAGCTACACCAGGAAGCTGGGAAATCGAACAATCTCAGGAACAAGTCATCGAACAAATTATTCGTCCTACTGGTGTAGTCGATCCGGAAATTTTTGTCCGTCCTACGGAGGGTCAAATTGACGATTTGTTAGGCGAAATTAACGTAAGAGTATCACGCAAAGAAAGAGTCTTAGTTACTACTTTAACGAAACGTATGGCGGAAGATTTAACTGAATATTTGCAAGAAAGAGCAATTCGGGTAAGGTATTTACATTCAGAAATTAATTCTATTGAAAGAATTGAGATTTTGCAGGCTTTACGAGAAGGAGATTTCGACGTTTTAATTGGTGTAAACTTATTACGAGAAGGCTTAGACTTGCCAGAAGTATCTCTCGTAGCCATTTTAGACGCAGATAAGGAAGGTTTCTTGCGCGCGGAGCGATCGCTGATTCAAACTATTGGTAGGGCTGCGCGTCACGTGCGCGGACAAGCTATCCTCTATGCAGATAATTTAACTGATAGTATGATTAAGGCGATCGATGAAACCGATCGCCGTCGCGGAATTCAACTAGCATACAATAAAACACATAATATTACTCCGCAACCAATCGTTAAACAATCGCGCAATGCTATTCTTTCCTTTTTGGATATTTCGCGCCGTTTGAATAGTCAAGAATTAGAGAAAATTTACGAACAATCTGAGGATTTACCCTTAGAAAAAATCCCCGAATTAATCGAGCAATTGGAAGAACAAATGAAAAGCGCAGCCAAAAACTTAGAGTTTGAAGAAGCAGCAAAATTCCGCGATCGTATTAAACATCTTCGCGAAAGATTACTCGGTCGTTAA
- a CDS encoding CsbD family protein, whose product MSTEDRAKATAKNIEGKAQAAMGEVTGDPEDKAAGKAKQAEAKAQHAKEDVKDKAKQMVDNA is encoded by the coding sequence ATGAGTACCGAAGACAGAGCAAAAGCAACAGCCAAAAATATCGAAGGTAAAGCTCAAGCTGCCATGGGAGAAGTAACTGGCGATCCTGAAGATAAAGCAGCAGGTAAAGCCAAGCAAGCTGAAGCTAAAGCTCAACACGCGAAAGAAGATGTGAAAGATAAAGCTAAACAAATGGTTGATAATGCCTAA
- a CDS encoding rhomboid family intramembrane serine protease, with product MVPLRDDNPTRITPYITYALIAINIVVFIFELQLTPPALEQFFHLYAVVPRELTASLEGINVGQPVPEWLTLFTSQFLHGGFLHVAGNMLFLWIFGNNIEDQLGHIKFIIFYLACGALAALAQWFFSAGSEIPSLGASGAIAGVMGAYVLRFPKAQILTLVPLGFFLTTFRIPAVFFLGFWFVQQAFYGIASLNAPANIGMEGGGVAYWAHAGGFVFGAILGPLLGLFSQVEDNS from the coding sequence GTGGTTCCCCTGCGTGACGATAATCCGACGAGAATCACCCCGTATATAACTTATGCCCTAATCGCTATTAACATAGTGGTATTTATTTTTGAGCTTCAGTTAACTCCGCCAGCGTTGGAGCAGTTTTTTCACCTTTATGCTGTGGTTCCCAGAGAGTTAACTGCCAGTCTAGAGGGAATTAATGTCGGACAGCCAGTACCAGAATGGTTGACGTTGTTTACTTCTCAGTTTCTCCACGGCGGCTTTTTGCACGTTGCTGGAAATATGTTATTTCTGTGGATTTTTGGTAATAACATAGAAGACCAACTCGGTCACATCAAGTTTATAATTTTTTACCTAGCTTGTGGAGCGCTAGCAGCTTTAGCTCAGTGGTTTTTCTCAGCAGGGTCAGAAATTCCTTCTCTAGGGGCTAGTGGCGCGATCGCTGGAGTAATGGGAGCTTATGTACTGCGTTTTCCAAAAGCCCAAATTCTCACTTTGGTTCCCCTTGGTTTTTTTCTCACTACATTCCGCATTCCTGCCGTGTTCTTTCTTGGCTTTTGGTTTGTCCAACAAGCTTTTTACGGTATTGCCTCTCTGAACGCACCAGCTAATATTGGTATGGAAGGAGGCGGTGTTGCTTATTGGGCGCACGCAGGAGGTTTCGTATTTGGAGCCATTCTCGGTCCGTTATTGGGTTTATTTTCTCAAGTAGAAGATAACAGTTAA
- the petJ gene encoding cytochrome c6 PetJ, translating into MRKLILSLLVAIALFNFIVSSPALAEGDALNGAKIFAANCASCHAGGKNYVNPSKTLSKADLEKYGMASLDKIISQVTRGKSAMPSFLGRLNSQQIEDVATYVLEQAEKGW; encoded by the coding sequence TTGAGAAAGTTGATTTTGAGCTTGCTAGTAGCAATTGCGCTGTTCAATTTTATCGTTAGCAGCCCTGCCCTAGCAGAAGGCGATGCTTTAAACGGAGCGAAAATTTTTGCTGCTAACTGCGCGTCTTGTCATGCAGGTGGAAAGAATTATGTCAACCCCTCAAAAACTTTGTCTAAGGCTGACTTGGAAAAGTATGGTATGGCGTCGTTAGATAAAATTATCTCTCAAGTTACTCGTGGTAAATCTGCCATGCCTTCTTTTCTTGGTCGTTTGAACAGCCAACAAATTGAAGATGTAGCTACCTACGTTCTCGAACAAGCTGAAAAAGGCTGGTAA
- the petE gene encoding plastocyanin, whose protein sequence is MRQTEPELEISNLSGVYLQDKILKKVKNSSEENMQFTAKLPKNLALVLSTVLLVAVSFFLSVAPAAAETYTVKMGADNGLLKFVPETLTIHPGDTVDFVMNKLGPHNAIFDKTPAGGELAAKLSQDKLLFSPGQDYKVAFPADAPKGEYTYYCQPHRGAGMVGKIIVD, encoded by the coding sequence ATGCGGCAAACCGAACCCGAACTAGAAATTTCTAACTTGAGTGGGGTATACCTTCAAGATAAGATACTAAAGAAAGTCAAAAACTCTTCGGAGGAAAATATGCAGTTTACAGCTAAATTGCCGAAAAATCTGGCATTAGTTTTGTCTACAGTTTTACTCGTCGCTGTTAGCTTTTTCTTATCGGTAGCACCAGCCGCCGCCGAAACTTATACAGTAAAAATGGGAGCTGACAATGGATTATTGAAGTTTGTTCCTGAAACTCTGACTATCCACCCAGGAGACACGGTGGATTTTGTGATGAACAAGCTCGGTCCTCACAATGCTATCTTTGATAAAACTCCTGCTGGCGGAGAATTAGCAGCGAAATTATCTCAAGATAAGTTACTCTTTAGTCCCGGTCAAGACTACAAAGTAGCTTTCCCCGCAGATGCTCCGAAAGGAGAATATACCTACTATTGCCAACCCCACCGTGGGGCTGGTATGGTAGGCAAAATTATTGTCGATTAG
- the psbV gene encoding photosystem II cytochrome c-550, producing MLKRFIWVAIATLFFALQLPIGSAAAYELSEEVRTVPLNDKGDTVVLSTKQLDRGRRLFNDTCAKCHAAGRTKTNPNITLAADSLAGAEPPRDNLTTLVDYLIHPTSYDGEVDLTELHPNKERSDIWTEMRNLTQEDLKEIAGHILIQPKIQGVKWGGGKVYN from the coding sequence ATGCTGAAGCGATTCATCTGGGTTGCTATAGCTACTCTATTTTTCGCCCTTCAATTACCTATCGGCAGTGCAGCCGCTTACGAACTAAGTGAGGAAGTCCGCACTGTACCCCTAAATGACAAAGGCGACACGGTTGTTTTAAGCACTAAACAACTTGACCGAGGCAGAAGGCTATTTAATGATACCTGCGCTAAATGCCACGCCGCAGGCAGAACCAAAACTAACCCTAATATTACTCTCGCTGCTGATAGTTTAGCTGGTGCAGAACCCCCACGGGATAATCTCACCACCTTGGTAGACTACTTAATCCACCCTACCAGCTACGATGGCGAAGTTGACCTCACCGAGTTACACCCGAATAAAGAAAGGTCTGATATTTGGACAGAGATGAGAAATCTTACTCAAGAAGACCTTAAAGAAATTGCTGGTCATATTCTGATTCAGCCGAAGATTCAAGGTGTCAAGTGGGGAGGAGGTAAAGTTTATAACTAA
- a CDS encoding translation initiation factor IF-2: MGFADLSIAEIAAEYNLSVEQVFHLCDQLGIAYKDRQTNLALEDAKAIISQILSQKPSSQQED; this comes from the coding sequence ATGGGCTTTGCAGACCTGTCAATTGCGGAAATTGCCGCAGAATATAACCTTTCGGTGGAGCAAGTGTTCCATCTGTGCGACCAATTGGGAATTGCTTATAAAGATCGACAGACCAATCTTGCGTTGGAGGATGCTAAAGCAATTATTTCTCAAATTTTGTCTCAAAAACCAAGCTCGCAACAGGAGGACTAG